In Oncorhynchus gorbuscha isolate QuinsamMale2020 ecotype Even-year unplaced genomic scaffold, OgorEven_v1.0 Un_scaffold_656, whole genome shotgun sequence, a genomic segment contains:
- the LOC124019715 gene encoding thymidine phosphorylase-like, with translation MAHHEQSTATFPEHIRKKQNGEQLSAGEIRDFVQGVKDKTIQESQIGAMLMAIWLQGMVAEETLTLTKEMMMSGEVMSWPAEWEGLMVDKHSTGGVGDKISLVLAPALAACGCKVPMISGRGLAHTGGTLDKLESIPGFNVYQSVQQLHRILEEVGCCIVGQTDNLVPADKVMYALRDVTSTVDSLPLITGSIISKKGAESLSALVLDVKFGNAALYKDLGSAKSLAQSMVTVGNSLGIRTGAVLSRMNCPIGRCVGNTLEVMESLECLKGRGPDDILELVTSLGGLLLWMIGRAGSLEEGKKVISTTLQNGAALEKFQNMMIGQGVASQIAASLCSTNADYYSILRRAHYQTELETQGHGTVLDIDGMVIAQVLHRLGAGRSKAGDPVNHSVGAELLVSLGHKVEKGQPWLRVHYETPALSAEQRLSLQGALTLGPVDQLHTQSLVAEIILP, from the exons ATGGCGCACCACGAGCAGAGCACAGCCACTTTCCCAGAACACATCCGCAAGAAACAGAATGGTGAACAGCTGAGCGCTGGGGAGATCCGAGACTTTGTACAGGGTGTCAAGGACAAGACCATCCAAGAGAGCCAgattg gagcCATGTTGATGGCAATCTGGCTGCAGGGAATGGTAGCAGAGGAGACTCTCACACTGACGAAGGAGATGATGATGTCAGGGGAAGTGATGTCATGGCCGGCAGAGTGGGAGGGGCTAATGGTGGATAAGCACTCGACAGGTGGAGTGGGGGACAAGATCAGCCTGGTGCTGGCTCCTGCTCTGGCTGCCTGCGGCTGCAAG GTACCCATGATAAGTGGCAGAGGTCTGGCACACACAGGCGGCACGCTGGACAAACTGGAGTCCATCCCTGGCTTTAACGTCTATCAGTCTGTACAAcag CTGCATCGGATCCTGGAGGAGGTTGGCTGTTGCATTGTAGGACAGACAGATAACCTGGTGCCTGCTGACAAGGTCATGTACGCTCTGAGAGACGTTACGTCTACAGTCGACAGCCTCCCACTCATCacag gCTCTATCATCTCTAAGAAGGGTGCTGAGTCTCTGAGTGCCTTGGTTCTGGATGTGAAGTTTGGGAATGCAGCTCTCTACAAAGACCTGGGCAGTGCCAAGTCACTGGCCCAGTCCATG GTGACAGTTGGAAACAGTTTGGGGATCCGTACGGGGGCGGTGCTTAGTCGTATGAACTGTCCTATTGGTCGCTGTGTGGGGAACACTCTGGAAGTGATGGAGTCCCTGGAGTGTCTAAAGGGGAGGGGCCCAGACGACATACTGGAGCTGGTCACAAGTCTGG gtgggctGCTGTTGTGGATGATTGGCCGTGCAGGGAGCCTGGAGGAGGGTAAAAAGGTGATCTCTACAACCCTGCAGAATGGTGCAGCCCTGGAAAAGTTCCAGAACATGATGATTGGTCAGGGAGTAGCCAGTCAGATCGCTGCATCACTCTGTTCAACCAATGCAGACTACTACAGCATCCTGAGACGGGCACACTACCAGACAGAACTGGAGACACAGGgccacg GAACAGTGCTGGACATTGACGGCATGGTCATTGCTCAGGTGCTGCACAGGTTGGGGGCGGGACGTTCGAAGGCCGGAGACCCTGTCAATCACAGCGTGGGGGCGGAGCTTCTGGTGTCTTTGGGACATAAGGTGGAGAAAG GGCAGCCATGGCTGCGTGTCCACTACGAGACTCCGGCGCTGAGTGCAGAGCAGAGACTCAGTCTACAAGGGGCGCTGACACTGGGGCCCGTCGACCAGCTACACACACAGTCACTAGTGGCAGAAATCATACTGCCATAG
- the LOC124019710 gene encoding U6 snRNA-associated Sm-like protein LSm8, whose product MSTALESYINRTVAIVTSDGRMIVGTLKGFDQTINLILDESHERVFSSSQGVEQVVLGLYIVRGDNVAVIGEIDEDTDSSLDLGNIRAEPLNSIVH is encoded by the exons ATGTCGACTGCCCTCGAGAGCTACATCAACC GTACAGTGGCCATCGTTACATCTGACGGACGGATGATAGTG ggcaCCCTGAAGGGCTTTGACCAGACCATCAACCTGATTCTGGATGAGAGTCATGAGCGTGTGTTCAGTTCCTCTCAGGGCGTGGAGCAGGTGGTCCTGGGACTATACATCGTCAGAGGAGACAACGT AGCTGTGATTGGGGAGATTGACGAGGACACAGATTCTTCGCTGGACCTGGGGAACATCCGCGCTGAACCCCTTAACTCTATAGTCCACTGA